A single region of the Lycium barbarum isolate Lr01 chromosome 2, ASM1917538v2, whole genome shotgun sequence genome encodes:
- the LOC132628298 gene encoding inactive protein RESTRICTED TEV MOVEMENT 1-like yields the protein MGKYGDDGEDKVAKIFVSHGRRVNFIQFLYINNGSFVLSKKHGGDGGKRFDTIKLDYPSEFLTWIRGYYVDFLPRVIQPANYVTSITFGTNKATYGPFGSHEISDIEFDFQFGTDGAFGGFHGTTHIHYLESIGVYIKPITCSTI from the exons ATGGGGAAATATGGGGATGATGGGGAAGACAAAGTAGCCAAGATTTTTGTATCTCATGGAAGAAGAGTGAATTTCATCCAATTTCTATACATCAACAATGGATCCTTTGTCTTGTCAAAGAAACATGGTGGTGATGGGGGTAAAAGATTTGACAct ATTAAACTTGATTATCCCTCAGAGTTTCTAACTTGGATACGTGGTTATTATGTGGATTTTCTTCCTAGAGTTATTCAACCTGCTAATTATGTGACATCAATCACATTTGGTACAAATAAAGCTACTTATGGACCTTTTGGAAGCCATGAAATATCTGATATTGAGTTTGATTTTCAGTTTGGAACAGATGGAGCTTTTGGTGGATTTCATGGCACTACTCATATTCATTACCTTGAAAGCATTGGTGTTTATATCAAGCCAATTACTTGTTCTACAATATAA